One segment of Bradyrhizobium sp. CB2312 DNA contains the following:
- a CDS encoding TetR/AcrR family transcriptional regulator, which produces MKKTKRGRPPKDLAGDAQERILDAAQQLFLEKGYRSASIDDISELAPASKPTIYAHFPGKEALFAAVVARTIDGLTDFEGFSPEGRTIEDKLLSLGTAIVERVVEESLGMVRATIAESQRFPELSRNVHDAARDRSLAAVSQLLDDATQKLARTPKGPFSAKRSRATAQIFLDLILLPMLFRSLVGETQKDLKKELPGFVRERVGFFLAACETDWS; this is translated from the coding sequence ATGAAGAAGACGAAGCGAGGCAGACCGCCCAAGGATCTTGCCGGCGACGCACAGGAGCGAATTCTCGATGCGGCTCAGCAGCTGTTTTTGGAGAAGGGCTACCGCAGCGCCAGCATCGACGACATCTCCGAGCTCGCTCCCGCGAGCAAGCCGACGATCTACGCCCACTTCCCCGGCAAGGAAGCGCTGTTCGCGGCGGTGGTGGCCCGCACCATCGATGGGTTGACGGACTTCGAGGGCTTCTCGCCCGAGGGTCGCACCATCGAGGACAAGTTGCTGAGCCTCGGGACGGCCATCGTCGAGAGAGTGGTCGAGGAATCGCTCGGCATGGTGCGCGCGACGATCGCGGAATCGCAGCGCTTTCCCGAATTGAGCCGCAACGTTCACGACGCTGCGCGCGATCGCTCCCTGGCCGCAGTGTCCCAGTTGCTGGACGACGCCACGCAGAAGCTCGCTCGCACCCCGAAGGGCCCTTTCAGCGCCAAGCGAAGCCGTGCTACCGCGCAGATCTTTCTCGACCTGATTCTGCTACCGATGCTGTTTCGGTCGCTCGTCGGTGAAACTCAGAAGGACCTAAAGAAGGAACTTCCCGGCTTCGTGCGCGAGCGTGTCGGCTTTTTCCTGGCAGCTTGCGAGACGGACTGGTCGTAG
- a CDS encoding efflux RND transporter periplasmic adaptor subunit: MIVQPRDRQSSITLTGEVQARFRADLSFRASGRVVARTVDVGAHVNKGDVLARLDPAEQAADVDAATAAVASADAQLRVARATFERQKALIASGFTTRTVYDQAQEGLRTAEGVLEAAKAQLGTSQDALGYTVLRAEADGVVTARNLEVGQVVPAAQPVFSLAQDGERDAVFEVYESVFLGQPDSRRVTLALVSDPTVAAAGEVREISPAIDAKSSTIRVKVSIENPPAAMTLGGAVAGTVKAKAQNEITLPWSALMAAGRKPAVWTVDPKTQTASLKPVTVGAYEAGQVLIKAGLEPGERVVVDGGKLLSVGQSVTEEGGQS, translated from the coding sequence ATGATCGTGCAGCCGCGCGATCGGCAATCCTCCATCACATTGACAGGAGAGGTCCAGGCGCGCTTCCGTGCCGATCTTTCGTTCCGCGCCAGCGGACGCGTGGTTGCTCGCACCGTGGACGTCGGCGCTCACGTCAACAAGGGCGACGTCCTCGCCCGCCTGGATCCGGCCGAGCAGGCGGCCGACGTGGATGCTGCGACGGCGGCCGTGGCCTCCGCCGACGCCCAGCTGCGCGTGGCGAGGGCCACGTTCGAGCGGCAGAAGGCTCTCATCGCAAGCGGCTTCACCACCCGGACCGTTTACGACCAGGCCCAGGAAGGCCTGCGAACCGCAGAGGGCGTGCTGGAAGCGGCCAAGGCGCAGCTTGGCACTTCGCAGGATGCGCTTGGCTACACCGTCCTGCGCGCCGAAGCCGACGGTGTCGTGACCGCACGAAATCTCGAGGTCGGCCAGGTCGTTCCGGCTGCCCAACCCGTGTTCTCGCTTGCTCAGGACGGGGAGCGGGATGCCGTCTTCGAGGTCTATGAATCCGTCTTCCTTGGCCAGCCCGACAGCCGCCGCGTGACGCTGGCGCTGGTCTCCGATCCCACCGTGGCAGCAGCGGGCGAGGTCAGAGAGATTTCTCCGGCCATCGACGCGAAGAGCTCCACGATCCGCGTCAAAGTGTCCATCGAGAACCCACCGGCTGCGATGACGCTGGGCGGCGCCGTCGCGGGAACGGTGAAGGCGAAAGCTCAGAATGAGATCACCTTGCCCTGGAGCGCGCTGATGGCGGCGGGCAGGAAGCCTGCCGTCTGGACAGTCGACCCGAAAACGCAGACGGCGTCGCTGAAGCCGGTCACTGTCGGCGCCTATGAAGCCGGTCAGGTGCTGATCAAGGCAGGGCTCGAGCCCGGCGAGCGCGTCGTCGTCGATGGCGGCAAGCTTTTGAGTGTCGGTCAGTCCGTCACTGAGGAGGGAGGTCAATCATGA
- a CDS encoding outer membrane beta-barrel protein codes for MVAAPPALSWTGFYIGGNIGGVINSNSGTSNFTDTLPNRAFPAANRNDATGFLGGVQAGYNWQFAQRWLVGIEADGDYTNAKYGFCRGTIVPGVCGDTGFGTDSLSSKTAWLSTVRGRFGTIAMDKFLIYVTGGAAWGRVDTTATQSCLVGGCGVSPLATAGTSSSSVTRSGWVAGLGGEWNIDGNWFARAEWLHVDLGNVTSSVSTAGFRGSTQTFSWSRGERFDQIRFGLDYRFWHG; via the coding sequence GTGGTCGCCGCACCGCCGGCGCTCAGCTGGACCGGCTTTTATATCGGTGGCAACATTGGCGGCGTCATCAATTCGAATTCGGGAACGTCGAATTTTACGGATACACTCCCTAATCGCGCATTTCCGGCTGCCAATCGGAATGACGCGACCGGATTTCTCGGTGGCGTGCAAGCAGGCTACAATTGGCAATTCGCCCAGCGCTGGCTTGTCGGCATTGAAGCTGATGGCGATTACACCAATGCCAAATACGGCTTCTGCCGTGGGACCATTGTGCCGGGTGTTTGCGGCGATACCGGCTTCGGCACGGATTCGCTGAGCAGCAAGACCGCTTGGCTTTCGACGGTGCGCGGCCGCTTCGGCACCATCGCCATGGACAAATTCCTGATCTACGTCACCGGCGGCGCCGCTTGGGGACGCGTTGATACAACGGCCACGCAGAGCTGTCTTGTCGGCGGCTGCGGCGTATCGCCCTTAGCGACCGCGGGAACGTCGAGCAGTTCGGTGACGCGGTCTGGATGGGTGGCTGGCCTCGGCGGCGAATGGAATATCGACGGCAACTGGTTTGCGCGCGCCGAATGGCTTCATGTCGATCTCGGCAACGTCACCAGTTCGGTATCGACGGCCGGATTTAGAGGCAGCACCCAGACCTTCAGCTGGTCGCGCGGCGAGCGGTTCGACCAGATTCGCTTCGGTCTTGACTATCGGTTCTGGCACGGCTGA
- a CDS encoding sensor histidine kinase has translation MTVLSPAPSGFQEGVLLRELNRRVTNGVAFAIDLVSAAAIRVDGTEAKSALSDVVELLHGYADVHRVLAMPAGDTLTHAATYIRKLGCGMRRALLDRMNIQLAFATGSLALEPERCWHLGLIVHELVMHAARHACFDARAGQITIKLTRTGALVNCVILDNGSRPAREASDRELRIARDIARALGGRIEQGFGTEFTSIVLSFPLTERERGANWSIATRQMRAPRRTRVPASNVAALGSRRPADALGRLLTLSLPVNAP, from the coding sequence GTGACTGTTTTGAGCCCAGCCCCGTCCGGCTTTCAGGAGGGCGTGCTGTTACGCGAGCTGAATCGCAGGGTCACCAACGGTGTCGCCTTCGCTATCGACCTGGTCTCCGCCGCCGCCATCCGGGTCGACGGGACGGAAGCCAAGAGCGCGCTCAGCGATGTCGTCGAGCTGCTGCATGGCTACGCCGACGTGCATCGTGTGCTGGCCATGCCCGCGGGCGACACGCTGACCCACGCCGCGACCTACATTCGCAAACTGGGCTGTGGCATGCGCCGGGCACTCCTGGACCGGATGAACATTCAGCTGGCATTCGCGACCGGGTCCCTCGCGCTTGAGCCGGAGCGCTGCTGGCATCTGGGGCTGATCGTCCATGAGCTCGTGATGCACGCGGCAAGACACGCTTGTTTCGACGCCCGGGCCGGGCAGATCACGATCAAGCTGACGCGTACCGGTGCGCTGGTGAACTGCGTGATCCTGGACAACGGCTCGCGTCCCGCGCGGGAAGCTTCCGACCGTGAATTGCGAATTGCCAGGGATATCGCGCGGGCGCTCGGCGGCCGGATCGAGCAGGGTTTCGGGACCGAATTCACCTCGATTGTCCTCTCGTTCCCGCTGACCGAGCGCGAACGGGGCGCAAACTGGTCAATCGCAACGCGCCAGATGAGGGCTCCGCGCCGCACGAGAGTCCCCGCTTCGAACGTGGCCGCGCTCGGTTCCCGCCGACCCGCCGATGCGCTTGGCAGGCTGTTGACGCTCTCCCTTCCGGTAAACGCGCCATGA
- a CDS encoding efflux RND transporter periplasmic adaptor subunit produces the protein MKRQVMMIAGTLAAASLLTGCQQETNAPAPVRPVLSMVAKPNSGDSTAAVGVVEPRYKTNLGFRVLGRLTSRPVYVGDIVSEGQIIGTIDPTALDLAVRAAKAQLSKAEAQLATAKATEGRQRTLITSDATTRQTLDNAEQARAGAEANVAQEQANLTKAIEQLGYAQIKADFGGVVTAVGAEVGQVVSPGQTVVTVARPDVREAVVDIGEDLPVPLEVGLPFTVGLQLLPTVQVEGRIREIAPQADAVTRLRRVRIALDNPPESFRLGATVTAKLGKDQSVDLRLPASAVLAKDGADFVWVVDQSAGTVSLQKIDGVVERAGIRVTGGLAAGTRVVTAGIHSLKPGQHVRFEQDQEP, from the coding sequence ATGAAGCGACAGGTCATGATGATCGCTGGCACGCTCGCGGCGGCCTCGTTGCTTACCGGCTGTCAGCAGGAGACGAACGCGCCGGCCCCCGTGCGCCCCGTGCTCTCAATGGTGGCCAAGCCGAACAGCGGTGACAGCACGGCTGCCGTCGGCGTCGTCGAACCGCGCTACAAGACCAACCTTGGCTTTCGCGTACTCGGACGGCTGACTTCGCGCCCGGTCTACGTTGGCGACATCGTCAGCGAAGGACAAATCATCGGGACGATTGATCCCACCGCACTCGATCTCGCCGTTCGCGCGGCCAAAGCTCAGCTTTCGAAGGCCGAGGCGCAGCTTGCGACAGCCAAGGCCACGGAGGGGCGGCAACGCACGCTCATCACCAGCGATGCGACCACCAGGCAGACGCTTGATAATGCCGAGCAGGCTCGCGCCGGCGCCGAAGCAAACGTCGCGCAGGAGCAGGCGAACCTGACGAAGGCGATCGAGCAACTCGGCTATGCCCAGATCAAGGCCGACTTCGGTGGCGTCGTCACCGCTGTCGGCGCGGAAGTAGGCCAGGTGGTTTCGCCCGGTCAAACCGTGGTGACGGTTGCGCGGCCGGACGTTCGCGAGGCAGTCGTCGATATCGGGGAAGATCTGCCTGTGCCGCTCGAAGTCGGTCTCCCGTTTACCGTCGGCCTGCAGCTCCTCCCCACCGTTCAGGTCGAGGGCAGGATCCGCGAAATCGCGCCGCAAGCAGATGCAGTGACGCGGCTGCGACGTGTCCGGATTGCACTCGACAACCCACCCGAAAGCTTCCGCCTCGGCGCGACCGTCACGGCAAAGCTCGGCAAGGACCAGAGCGTGGACTTGCGCCTGCCCGCATCAGCGGTGCTCGCCAAGGATGGCGCCGATTTCGTCTGGGTGGTCGATCAGTCCGCCGGCACCGTCTCGCTGCAGAAGATCGATGGGGTCGTCGAACGGGCGGGCATCCGCGTCACCGGTGGGCTTGCCGCCGGCACCCGCGTCGTCACCGCCGGAATCCACAGCCTCAAGCCGGGACAGCACGTCCGCTTCGAACAGGATCAAGAGCCATGA
- a CDS encoding efflux RND transporter permease subunit, which translates to MKSFNLSDWALGHRSLVWYFMIAFMAAGLFAYLQLGRQEDPDFTIKTMVVQAQWPGASPEEMTRQVTDRIEKKLEELESLDYTKSVTVAGQTTVFVYLRDSTKAADVKPTWVRVRNMIADIRGDFPQGVIGPGFNDRFGDVFGNVYAFTSDGLSQRQLRDEVEDIRAKVLTVPDVGKVDILGAQDEVIYLEFSTRKIAALGLDVHAIMNSLQGQNAVAPSGVFQEGPERISVRVNGQFTSEASLKAVNLRINDRFFPLTDVATITRGYADPPSTLFRYNGQPAIALAIGMKSGANLLQFGEALKEEMSRIIADLPIGVGVHLVADQPVVVEHAVSGFTEALFEAVIIVLGISFLSLGFRAGLVVAIAIPLVLAITFVVMAYCGISLQRISLGALIIALGLLVDDAMIAVEMMVARLEIGDPLEKAATHVYTSTAFPMLTGTLVTVAGFIPIGLNSSNAGEFTFTLFVVIAVSLIVSWIVAVLFTPLLGVTILPARMKGHHEQKGRVAQTFARLLLFCMHHRWSTVAVTAGAFLLALFGLQFVQQQFFPSSDRAELVIDWNLPQNASITDTNAQMTRFEREQLQGNVSVEHWSTYVGTGAPRFVLSFDLQTANTWFGQQVIVTKGGIAARDKLKSQFEDYLRKTFPGTDTYVKLLEVGPPVGRPVQYRLSGPDIAEVRDLSQKLAGVIRSSPDLGNVVFDWMEPARVVKVDVLQDKARQLGVTSEDIATTLNSVLQGSPITQVRDSIYLVNVTGRATAPERASIDTLRDLQMTGLGGQSVPLGAVANLRYELEQPTIWRRARIPTVTLKAGVVSDVQPKTIVDQLAPRVAEFAKQLPAGYSIKTGGSVEESAKSQGPIIAVVPLMLFVMATVLMVQLQSFSRLFLVFAVAPLALIGVVMAMLPSGAPLGFVAILGVLALIGILVRNSVILIVQIEDLKKEGVPAWEAVVEATEHRMRPILLTAAAASLALIPIAREIFWGPMAYAMMGGIIVGTLLTLLFLPALYVAWFRIHPDYGDESPSQEPEAVANEALAEQRPAHHAPAPVLEPQI; encoded by the coding sequence ATGAAGTCGTTCAACCTTTCCGACTGGGCGCTCGGCCATCGCTCGCTCGTCTGGTATTTCATGATCGCCTTCATGGCGGCCGGCCTGTTTGCCTATCTCCAGCTGGGACGACAGGAGGATCCTGACTTCACTATCAAGACCATGGTGGTCCAGGCGCAGTGGCCGGGCGCCTCGCCCGAGGAGATGACGCGTCAGGTCACAGACCGGATAGAGAAGAAGCTGGAGGAGCTGGAATCGCTCGACTACACCAAGAGCGTGACGGTCGCAGGCCAGACTACCGTCTTCGTTTACTTGCGCGATTCGACCAAGGCGGCGGACGTCAAGCCGACCTGGGTGCGCGTCCGCAACATGATCGCAGACATCAGGGGCGATTTCCCGCAAGGCGTGATCGGACCCGGTTTCAACGACCGCTTCGGTGACGTCTTCGGCAACGTCTATGCGTTCACCAGCGACGGCTTGAGCCAGCGACAGCTTCGCGATGAGGTCGAGGACATCCGCGCCAAGGTGCTGACGGTGCCCGATGTCGGCAAAGTCGACATTCTCGGTGCTCAGGACGAGGTCATCTATCTCGAATTCTCCACCCGCAAGATCGCGGCGCTCGGCCTCGACGTCCACGCCATCATGAATTCGCTCCAGGGCCAGAACGCGGTGGCGCCCTCGGGCGTGTTCCAGGAGGGGCCGGAGCGGATCAGTGTCCGCGTGAATGGCCAGTTCACATCGGAGGCGAGCCTCAAAGCCGTCAATCTCCGCATCAACGATCGCTTCTTCCCGCTGACCGATGTTGCGACCATCACGCGAGGTTACGCCGATCCGCCGTCGACGCTGTTCAGATACAACGGTCAGCCCGCCATTGCGCTCGCGATCGGCATGAAGTCCGGTGCCAACCTGCTCCAGTTCGGGGAGGCTCTGAAGGAGGAGATGAGCAGGATCATCGCCGACCTGCCGATTGGCGTCGGCGTGCACCTCGTTGCCGACCAGCCCGTCGTGGTCGAACATGCCGTTTCCGGCTTCACCGAAGCGCTGTTCGAGGCCGTGATCATCGTGCTCGGCATCAGCTTCCTGAGCCTGGGCTTCCGCGCGGGGCTCGTGGTCGCCATCGCTATTCCGCTCGTGCTCGCGATCACCTTCGTCGTGATGGCCTATTGCGGCATCTCGCTGCAACGCATTTCGCTGGGGGCCCTGATCATCGCGCTTGGCCTGCTGGTCGACGACGCCATGATCGCGGTCGAGATGATGGTGGCGCGGCTCGAGATCGGCGATCCCCTCGAAAAGGCGGCAACCCACGTCTATACCTCGACCGCGTTTCCGATGCTGACGGGAACGCTGGTCACCGTGGCCGGCTTCATCCCGATCGGGCTCAACAGCAGCAACGCCGGCGAGTTCACGTTCACCCTGTTCGTGGTGATCGCGGTGTCGTTGATCGTCTCCTGGATCGTGGCCGTCTTGTTCACGCCGCTGCTCGGCGTCACCATTTTGCCGGCCAGGATGAAGGGACATCACGAGCAGAAGGGCCGCGTGGCGCAGACGTTCGCGCGCCTCCTCCTGTTCTGCATGCATCACCGCTGGAGCACCGTCGCCGTGACGGCCGGCGCCTTTCTTCTTGCATTGTTCGGCTTGCAGTTCGTGCAGCAGCAGTTCTTCCCCTCGTCCGACCGTGCCGAGCTCGTCATCGATTGGAACCTGCCGCAGAACGCGTCGATCACTGACACCAACGCTCAGATGACACGCTTCGAGCGCGAGCAGTTGCAGGGCAATGTTTCGGTTGAGCACTGGTCCACCTATGTCGGCACCGGTGCGCCGCGCTTCGTGCTGTCCTTCGACCTGCAGACCGCCAACACCTGGTTCGGCCAGCAGGTGATCGTGACCAAAGGCGGCATCGCCGCGCGCGACAAGCTCAAGTCGCAGTTCGAGGACTATTTGAGGAAGACGTTCCCGGGCACCGACACCTACGTCAAGCTGCTCGAGGTTGGCCCTCCCGTCGGCCGTCCGGTGCAATACCGCCTGAGCGGCCCCGACATTGCTGAGGTCCGCGACCTCTCGCAGAAGCTTGCAGGCGTCATTCGCAGCAGTCCTGACCTCGGCAACGTGGTGTTCGATTGGATGGAGCCGGCGCGCGTCGTCAAGGTCGATGTGCTCCAGGACAAGGCGCGCCAGCTCGGCGTGACCTCGGAAGACATCGCCACAACCCTGAACTCGGTGCTCCAGGGCTCTCCGATCACGCAGGTGCGCGACAGCATCTATCTCGTCAATGTCACGGGACGTGCGACCGCGCCGGAACGCGCCTCGATAGACACGCTGCGTGACCTGCAGATGACCGGGCTCGGCGGCCAATCGGTGCCGCTCGGGGCCGTCGCCAATCTGCGCTACGAGCTCGAGCAGCCGACGATCTGGCGGCGCGCGCGTATTCCGACGGTCACGCTGAAGGCCGGCGTCGTCAGCGACGTTCAGCCAAAGACGATCGTCGACCAACTCGCGCCGAGGGTGGCGGAATTTGCAAAGCAGCTGCCCGCGGGCTACTCGATCAAGACCGGCGGCTCAGTGGAAGAGAGCGCCAAGAGCCAGGGGCCGATCATCGCGGTCGTGCCGTTGATGCTGTTCGTCATGGCGACCGTGCTGATGGTACAGCTGCAGAGCTTTTCGCGCCTGTTCCTGGTGTTCGCGGTGGCGCCGCTCGCGCTGATCGGCGTCGTCATGGCCATGTTGCCGAGTGGCGCGCCGCTGGGCTTCGTCGCCATCCTCGGCGTGCTGGCCCTCATTGGCATCCTGGTCCGAAACTCCGTGATCCTGATCGTGCAGATTGAGGATCTGAAGAAGGAGGGGGTGCCAGCCTGGGAAGCCGTGGTGGAAGCAACCGAGCACCGTATGCGACCGATCCTTCTGACGGCCGCCGCCGCAAGTCTCGCGCTCATTCCAATCGCGCGCGAGATTTTCTGGGGCCCGATGGCCTATGCCATGATGGGTGGCATCATCGTCGGTACGCTCCTGACGCTGCTGTTCCTGCCGGCGCTCTATGTGGCGTGGTTCCGGATCCATCCGGACTATGGGGATGAATCTCCTTCACAAGAACCCGAAGCCGTTGCGAACGAGGCACTGGCCGAACAGAGGCCCGCTCACCACGCCCCGGCGCCTGTGCTCGAGCCCCAGATCTAG